Within the Flavobacterium sp. CG_23.5 genome, the region TAGATTGGCAAAATGATTGAATTTTGCAACGTAAAAATTAAACTATGAAAAAAATTGTCCTTCTTTTAAATATTAGTATTGTAATGTTGTTAGTTTCCTGTAAACAACAAGATAAAACAGATGTTACTGGAGAACCTGTGAAAGTGAAGGAAAGACATCAGCCTAAAAAATTGTCCTATCGACTTGAGAACACGAAAGAATGGCTGTCAAAAAATAACACTGACAGTACCCAACTTCACATCGCGTATGCCGTGAACAGAACTGATGGAGCCAATTTTAAAAATATGGGTTCTGTTGTTATTCCAGATGATATGAGTGGTGATATAGAGTTTTATCTTCCTTTTCCACTAGAGGTTTCTTCCTTGAAAGAAATTAATAAAATCATTTTTTTCTCCTATCCTACACAAACATTTGCCGCTTATGAAAAAGGACAATTAGTTTATACTGGACCAACTAATATGGGAAGAAAAAAGGATCTGACCCCTACAGGACTTTTTTATACGAACTGGAAAGCCGAACAAACCACAAGTACTTTTGATGATGAATGGGACTTGCGTTGGAATTTTAATATTGAAAATAAATTGGGTGTGGGATGGCATCAATATACTTTACCAGGTTATCCAGCTTCTCATTCTTGTTTAAGACTTCAAGAAAAAGATGCCCGTAATCTTTATGATTGGGCGGATCAATGGGAATTAGCCGACGAGGAAAATGTAAAAGTAAAAGGAACTCCGGTAATTGTTTTTGGTGCTTATAATTTTAGTGCCCCTAAGCCTTGGTTACAATTGGCGACAAATCCTAAAGCCTTGGATATTTCTGAAAACGAAATCGAAAAAGTTACTCTGCCTTTTTTAAGTAGCATTTTAAAAGAACAGAAAAACAGACAATCATTTCAAGATTCCAAGAAATAAACCTCTGGGTTTCGTTTTATTTTAGGTCAACACTAAGTTTGTAAATATCCGTTTCCAGAGCTTCAGTATCCTTGTCTTCGCAGAGCAAAAAATCTATTTTTTGTTCTGTTTTGGCGTATAATGTTAGTCCTTCGAATTTATGTATATCCGAAATTTTTTGGGTAATCAGTACTTCGAAATTTTCTAAGGACAATGCGCCTATAAAACTGCCCAATACTTCTCCGTCATCATACGTTAAGGTGGTATTTTCGACAGCTGCCAGAAAATAGATTTTATCTTCCACGAGAATTGCATCTGTAAAAGTGGCTTCTATGTTTTGAATTTTTGGCAATGAGATAGGAAAAAAGTGAATGTCATTTCCTTTTTTATCCAAAGTAAAAAGTCCGTTTTTAGATTGTGCTCCATTTCCTCTTTGAAACATATGCCATTTTTCGTTATGGAATAAAGCGCCTTCGATATTTAAATCATCATCTGAGATGTAAGCGGTTTGTTTTAGTTTGTCATAAAGGGATGATAAATCTTTTTCTTCAACTTTTCTATTTTCCAAGTGAAAAGTAATTCGTCTGTTTCGATTAGGTGTGGAACCGGACCCGAAAAGATAGAGTTTATTTCCTTTTAGGGTAATGGATTCAAAGTCGTATTTTTCCTTTTTTGCGATGTTTTCCTGACCGTTATCAAAGAGTTTTATTTTGTTGAGTTCTTTTTCTTGGATTCGATATTGGTAAAGAAAGGAGCTGTTGTCAGATATAATGTATAAGGAATTGTCTTTATAAATGAGTCCTGATGACGAACCAATGCCTGCGATTTGAAATTGTAATTCAAGTGTAAATTTTTCCATAAATGTATTTTTGAAATCGAATGCCCTAGCCCGGATAATAGTAAAAATCCTTTTTATTTTTTCTTTAAAAATAGAAAGATTGTAACGGATAGCCGGAAATAGCTCCTGAAATTCATCAGGATTAATCCTATTTATTCATTATATTTGAGTTAGTAAAGATAAAATATTTCTTATGAAGTCTATAAATCCTATTGATTTTAAAGTTGTTGACAAGATAGAATTGTCAAAATTGCCTACCAATTTAGATATTGGTGCTAGTGATAATAAGAAGGAAGAAAAACTGGACAAGGTGCAGGCCAAGTTAAGCGAGATTCAGGATGTAATGTATGCTCATAATCGCTATGGTGTGCTGATATGTTTACAAGGCATGGACACTTCTGGGAAAGACAGCTTAATTCGGGAAGTTTTCGATGAATTTAATTCTCGCGGAGTTGTGGTGCACAGTTTTAAAACTCCTAATACAACAGAATTAGAACATGATTATTTGTGGCGACACTATTTGGCTTTGCCAGAAAAAGGAAAGTTTGCTGTTTTTAACAGATCTCATTATGAAAATGTTTTAGTCACACGGGTGCACCCTGAATATATCCTAAAGGAAAACTTGCCGGGAATAGATACTGTTTCGGCTATTACGCCTGAGTTTTGGGACAATAGAATGCAGCAAATTAGACATTTTGAGAAACACATTACTCAAAACGGAATTATTGTGCTGAAATTCTTTTTGCACATGAGCAAAGAAGAGCAGAGAAAACGTTTGTTGAGCAGGTTAGAAGATGAGAAAAAAAATTGGAAATTTTCTACTGGGGATTTGGCAGAAAGAGAGCGTTGGGATGATTATATGCATTTTTATGAAGAGGCGATAAATAATACTTCTACGGACTATGCTCCTTGGTATGTGATTCCTGCTGATGATAAGGAAATGTCTCGTTACATTGTTGCCAAAATTATTTGGGAAGAAATGCAAAAACATACGGATATAAAAGAACCACAATTAGATAAAACAGTAATGGAGAATATAGAAAAGTATAAGGAGATTCTAAAGGAAGAGAATTAGTTTGAATATTTTTTCGGTGAAAGTTATTACAAGTTT harbors:
- a CDS encoding PPK2 family polyphosphate kinase, with translation MKSINPIDFKVVDKIELSKLPTNLDIGASDNKKEEKLDKVQAKLSEIQDVMYAHNRYGVLICLQGMDTSGKDSLIREVFDEFNSRGVVVHSFKTPNTTELEHDYLWRHYLALPEKGKFAVFNRSHYENVLVTRVHPEYILKENLPGIDTVSAITPEFWDNRMQQIRHFEKHITQNGIIVLKFFLHMSKEEQRKRLLSRLEDEKKNWKFSTGDLAERERWDDYMHFYEEAINNTSTDYAPWYVIPADDKEMSRYIVAKIIWEEMQKHTDIKEPQLDKTVMENIEKYKEILKEEN
- a CDS encoding L,D-transpeptidase; this encodes MKKIVLLLNISIVMLLVSCKQQDKTDVTGEPVKVKERHQPKKLSYRLENTKEWLSKNNTDSTQLHIAYAVNRTDGANFKNMGSVVIPDDMSGDIEFYLPFPLEVSSLKEINKIIFFSYPTQTFAAYEKGQLVYTGPTNMGRKKDLTPTGLFYTNWKAEQTTSTFDDEWDLRWNFNIENKLGVGWHQYTLPGYPASHSCLRLQEKDARNLYDWADQWELADEENVKVKGTPVIVFGAYNFSAPKPWLQLATNPKALDISENEIEKVTLPFLSSILKEQKNRQSFQDSKK
- a CDS encoding DUF6929 family protein; amino-acid sequence: MEKFTLELQFQIAGIGSSSGLIYKDNSLYIISDNSSFLYQYRIQEKELNKIKLFDNGQENIAKKEKYDFESITLKGNKLYLFGSGSTPNRNRRITFHLENRKVEEKDLSSLYDKLKQTAYISDDDLNIEGALFHNEKWHMFQRGNGAQSKNGLFTLDKKGNDIHFFPISLPKIQNIEATFTDAILVEDKIYFLAAVENTTLTYDDGEVLGSFIGALSLENFEVLITQKISDIHKFEGLTLYAKTEQKIDFLLCEDKDTEALETDIYKLSVDLK